GGTTGCTGCGCGTCCCGACTGAAATCTACGTGCTCGCCGGTCTTGCGGTGCTCACGCGCTTCGTGTGGCTGACCCGGCCGCGGGCGATCGTCTTCGACGAGGTGTACTTCCGCGACGCCGCCCTGCGGTACGCGGACGGTTCGTACTACTTCGACCCGCATCCTCCGCTCGCGAAGCTGCTGCTGGCGGGGTGGGCCAAGCTCCTGGGCATCGACGCGGCGCACGACGTGCCCGACGGCGCGACACCCACCCCGGAGTCGCTCGACCCGGCGGTGGCGCTGCGGGTGCTCCCGGCGCTGGCGGGCGCGGCGCTGATCGTCGTCTTCTACTACTTCCTCAAGGAAATCGGGGCCGGACGGAAGGTCGCCACCCTCGGGGCGAGTGCGCTGCTGCTCGACAACGCCCTCGCGCTGGAGTCGCGGCTGATCCTGCTCGACTCGATGCTGCTGTTCTTCGGGATGGCGGGCATCACCGTCTTCCTCGCGGCGCGGCGCAGCACGGGACGCAAGCACTGGATCCTGCTGACGGTCGCGGCGCTGCTGATCGGCGCCTGCGTGTCCACGAAGGTGACCGGGCTCTGCATCCTCGGGGCGGTCGGGGTGATCGGTTTGGTCACGACGGTCCAGCACCGGGTGCCCTGGCGGCGCTGGCTGGCCCAGGCCGCCGTCCTGGTCGTCGTGCCGTTCGCGGTGTTCTTCGGCTCCTACGCGATCCACACGCCGCTGCTGCCGAACAGCGGCGACGGGGACCGGTTCATGTCGGAGGAGTTCCAGGCCACGCTCAAGGGCAACCCGAACTACGACCCCGACGCCTCGATGGGGATGGTCGCGAGCTTCTTCGAGATGCAGCGCGCCACCCACGAGTACGAGAAGGCGCTCAAGGACCGGACGCACCCCTACCAGTCGGACTGGAAGGTCTGGCCGATCGAGAAGCGCTCGATCTACTACTACCTGGGCCCGGAGGAGGACGGCGGCAAGCACCGCTACCTCTACCTGATCGGCAACCCCGTCGTGTGGTGGGGAACGCTCGTCGGGGTGGCGGGGACCGTCGTCGCCTGGGCCCTGATGCCGGCGCTGTACCGGCCGCACCGGCGGCGGCTGGCGATGCTCGTCGTCGCGTACGTCGGGAGCTACCTGCCGTTCGCCTTCATCGACCGGCCGATGTTCCTGTACCACTACTTCTTCCCGCTGCTGTTCAGTCTGGCCTTCGCGGTCTACGGCGTCGGGATCCTCGCCCGCTGGGCGCCCGACCCGGTCCCCGTCGAGGCGCGGAGCAATGTGAACTCGGCGGTGGTGGACGAGCCCGACGACCGGGCCTGGCGCTTCGCCTCCCGGGCGTCGCTGGTCGGTTACGCCGGCGTGATCACGCTCGCCCTGCTGGTGTTCCTGTGGTTCTCGCCGTTGACCTACGGCTTCCCGCTGACCGACGCCGAGCTCCAGGACCGCATGTGGCTGAGCACGTGGCGGTGAGCCGCCCGGCCCGGGGGCGGCGATGACGGCGCTGCTGCTCCTCGCCTCTGCACTCGCCCTCGGGGCGGCCGCCGCCTGGCGTCTGCCGCTGCGGTTCTACGCCTTCGAGTACGTCGCCACGAGCGTCGTGGTCGGCCTCGTCGGCTGGACCTGGCTGGCGTTCCTGGTCGCCCTCGTCCTGCCGATCGTCCCGGCGATCGTCGTCACCACCGTCGTCGCGACCGCCGGCGCCGTCGCGCTGGTTTGGCCCCGGCGGCCCCGCGCGGAGGGGTTCGCCCGCCTGACCTCCCGCGGCGACCGCCTGCTCTGGGGCGCGGTCACGGCGGTCACGGTCGTCGGGCTGGGCCGGCTGTTCTGGACCCACAGCCTGATCAGCGAGTCCGACGGCATCTACAGCGCCGGCTCCTCGTGGGCCGACTACGGCGTGCACGCGGCGATCGCGAGCAACGTCGCGGAGTCCGACTCCCTGACGATGGACCTGCCGATCGCGAGCGGTGAGCGGCTGACCTACCCCTTCCTGATCGACCTGCTCTCCGGGCTGCTGATGCGGTCCGGCCTGAGCCTGCACCTGAGCTTCTTCCTGCCCGGGGTCCTGCTCGCGCTCGCGATCTGCCAGCTGGTCCTCGGGTTCTCGCTCCGCCTGTTCGACCACCTCGGGGCGGCCGTCACGACGCTGGTGCTGTTCCTCTGCACCGGCAGCGCGCTGGGTCTGAGCGAGGCGTGGTCGGACTGGCGCGACAGCGACCAGGGCCTGTTCGAGTTCCTCGGCGACCTCCCGCGCGACTACACGACGCTGTCCGACCGCGGGGCCGAGGTGACCAACCTGGTGGCGCACGCCCTGCTCCCGCAGCGGACGATCCTGTTCGGCCTGGGTGTGGCGCTGGTGGTGTTCCGCCTGCTGCAGGCCTCCCGCATCGGCGGGGCCTCGCCGGTCAGCACCCGGCTGCTCCTGCTCGCCGGCGGTGCGGTGGGCCTGCTGCCGATGGCGCACCCACACAGCTTCCTCGTGTGCCTGGGCGTGCTGGTCGTGCTGACGGGGGAGGCGGCCCTGGCCCGTCGCGGACTGCCCCGGCCGCACCTGGCGGCGCTCGGCCTCGCCCTGGTCCTCGCCCTGCCGCAGCTCGCCTGGCAGCAGCTCGCCAACGACCACGGGACCGGCGGCCGCTTCCACTGGGTGTGGGTCAAGCCCGAGGGCCAGCTCGTCGGCGAGTTCTGGTGGCACAACTTCGGCCTGATGGGCCTGCTGTTCCTCGTCGTCCCGCTCGTGCTGCTCCGGCGGCGGGAGATCGGCCTGCTGGTCTGGTGCGTCCCGTTCCTCGCCGTGCTGGTCGTGACGCAGGTCTACGCGTTCCAGCCGTTCGAGTACGACAACCTCAAGCTCCTCTACTACGTGTACTTCATGGGTGCGCTGTTCGCCGGGTACCTCGCGGTGCTGGCCTACCGGGCCTCCCGGTGGACGCTGCTGGCCGCGGTTCCGCTCGCGGTCGTGATCGCCGCCCCCGGGGCCCTCTCCATCACCTACGAGTTCGGGCTGCACGACCGGTTCGCGAGCCCGGAGGACGAGGCGGTGGCCGCCTGGGTCCGGGAGCACACCGAACCCGACGACGTGTTTCTCACCACTGACCGGCCGAACAACCCGATCTCGGCACTCGGTGGCCGCCCGATCGTCACCGGCTACATCGGCTGGCTCTACAACTTCTCGATCCCGTACGAGGAACGGCTGGCGGCCGTGCGCGCGGCGCTCGCCGGCCGCGTGGACGACCCGCTCGTGCGCAAGTTCGCGCCCGACTACCTGGCCGTGCAGGCGCAGGAGGGCCCGGAGTGGACGGTCGACACCGACGCCCTGGACGCCCTCGCGGACGCCGGTCGGGTCGCCTACGCCAACGCCGGATGGACGATCTACCGGCTCCCGTGAGGGCCCTTCAGAGCCGAAGCGGTATTCACTTTTGGACCGCTTCCCGCGTGGTGGTAAGGTCTCCCCTCGTGTCTGGGCCTCGCCCAGGCATGCGCGCGTGCGTCCATCGTCCTGCGCGGTCTCCGGTCCGGCCGGCCTTCGTCGCCAGGACCGCATCCCGGTCGATTTTCTTTCCGGCAGGGACGTGTGGACGGGTTCGACACACCCGACCGCGGGGGTCGCCTCCGTTCGGACCGCGACCGCGATGAGCTCTACACCTCGAAGAAGACGGAGAAGCGGTGCCCACCATCCAGCAACTGGTCCGGAAGGGCCGGCAGGACAAGGTCTCCAAGACCAAGACCCCTGCGCTGAAGGGTTGTCCCCAGCGTCGCGGCGTGTGCACCCGCGTCTACACCACGACCCCGAAGAAGCCGAACTCCGCGCTGCGCAAGGTGGCTCGTGTCCGCCTGACCAGCCAGATCGAGGTCACGGCGTACATCCCCGGCGTCGGCCACAACCTGCAGGAGCACTCGATCGTGCTCGTGCGCGGCGGCCGTGTGAAGGACCTCCCGGGTGTGCGCTACAAGATCATCCGCGGCTCGCTCGACACCCAGGGCGTGAAGAACCGCAAGCAGGCGCGCAGCCGCTACGGCGCGAAGAAGGAGAAGTCCTAATGCCGCGTAAGGGCCCTGCGCCTAAGCGCCCGGTCATCGTCGACCCGGTCTACCAGTCGCCGCTGGTCACCCAGCTGGTCAACAAGGTGCTGCTCTCGGGCAAGCGCTCGGTCGCCGAGCGCACCGTCTACGGCGCTCTCGAGGGTTGCCGCGCGAAGACCGGCAACGACCCGGTCGTCACGCTCAAGCGCGCGCTCGACAACGTCAAGCCGACCCTCGAGGTCCGCAGCCGCCGCGTCGGTGGCGCGACCTACCAGGTCCCGGTCGAGGTCAAGGCCGGCCGGTCCAACACCCTCGCGCTGCGCTGGCTGATCACGTACTCCCGCGCGCGCCGCGAGAAGACCATGACCGAGCGCCTGATGAACGAGATTCTCGACGCCAGCAACGGCCTGGGCGCGAGCGTCAAGCGGCGCGAGGACACGCACAAGATGGCGGAGTCCAACAAGGCCTTCGCGCACTACCGCTGGTAGTAGGGGGAACGAACTCAAGTGGCAGTCAGCACCGCCGGCGTCGACCTCGCCTCGGTCCGCAACATCGGGATCATGGCGCACATCGACGCGGGCAAGACCACGACGACCGAGCGCATCCTGTTCTACACGGGCATCACCTACAAGATCGGTGAGGTCCATGAGGGCGCCGCCGTCATGGACTGGATGGAGCAGGAGCAGGAGCGGGGGATCACCATCACCTCCGCGGCCACCACCTGCCAGTGGGACGGCCACACCATCAACATCATCGACACCCCGGGCCACGTCGACTTCACCGTCGAGGTGGAGCGCAGCCTTCGCGTCCTCGACGGCGCGGTCGCGGTGTTCGACGGTGTCGCCGGTGTCGAGCCCCAGTCCGAGACCGTGTGGCGTCAGGCGGACCGCTACGGCGTCCCGCGCATCTGCTTCATCAACAAGCTCGACCGCGTCGGCGCGGAGTTCCACCGCTGCGTCGACATGCTGGTCTCGCGGCTGAACGCGACCCCGCTGGTCCTGCAGCTCCCGATCGGCGCCGAGGCGGACTTCAAGGGCGTCATCGACCTCGTCGGCATGAAGGCCCTCGTGTGGCCGGAAGAGGCCGCCAAGGGCGAGATGTACGAGACCGTCGACATCCCGGACACCCACCTCGAGGCTGCGCGCGAGTGGCGCGACCGGCTCATCGAGACCCTGGCCGAGGGTGACGACGCGATCATGGAGCTGTACCTCGAGGGCACCGAGCCCACCGAGGAGCAGATCATCGCCGGCACCCGCCGCGCGACGATCGCCGGCAACCTGACCCCGGTCGTGTGCGGCACCGCGTTCAAGAACAAGGGCGTGCAGCCCATGCTCGACGCGGTCGTCCGCTACCTCCCCTCGCCGCTCGACATCGGGGCCGTCCAGGGCCACGCGGTCGGCAAGGAGGACGAGGTTCTCGAGCGCGAGCCGGCGAACGACGCTCCGCTCTCGGCGCTGGCGTTCAAGATCATGAGCGACCCGCACCTCGGCAAGCTGACCTACATCCGCGTCTACTCCGGCACGCTCACCGCGGGCACCCAGGTGCTGAACAGCACCAAGGGGAACAAGGAGCGGATCGGCAAGATCTACCAGATGCACGCGAACAAGCGTGAGGAGATCGAGAAGGTCACCGCCGGCCACATCGTCGCGGTCATGGGTCTGAAGAACACGACGACCGGTGACACGCTGTGCGGCCCCGAGGCCCCGGTGATCCTGGAGTCGATGACCTTCCCGGCCCCGGTCATCTCGGTCGCGATCGAGCCGAAGTCCAAGGGCGACCAGGAGAAGCTGGGTGTCGCCATCCAGCGCCTGGCCGAGGAGGACCCGACCTTCCAGGTCCGGACCGACGAGGACACCGGCCAGACGATCATCGCCGGCATGGGCGAGCTGCACCTCGAGGTGCTGGTCGACCGCATGCGCCGCGAGTTCAAGGTCGAGGCCAACGTCGGCAAGCCGCAGGTCGCCTACCGCGAGACCATCCGCAAGCCGGTCGAGCGCTACGACTACACCCACAAGAAGCAGACCGGTGGTTCCGGCCAGTTCGCGAAGGTGCAGATCGCGATCGAGCCGACCGGCGGCGGCGACGGTGGGTACGAGTTCGAGAACAAGGTCACCGGTGGCCGCATCCCGCGGGAGTACATCCCCTCGGTCGACGCCGGTTGCCAGGAGGCCATGGAGTTCGGCGTGCTCGCCGGCTACCCGATGGTCGACGTCAAGGTGACCCTGCTCGACGGTGGCTACCACGAGGTCGACTCCTCGGAAATGGCCTTCAAGATCGCGGGTTCGATGGCCTTCAAGGAGGCCGCCCGCAAGGCCGACCCGGTTCTCCTTGAGCCGATGATGAGCGTCGAGGTGCGTACGCCCGAGGACTACATGGGCGACGTCATCGGCGACCTGAATTCCCGCCGTGGCCAGATCCAGGCCATGGAGGAAGCCTTCGGCATGCGCGTCGTTCGTGCGCTCGTGCCGTTGTCGGAGATGTTCGGCTACGTCGGGGATCTCCGGAGCAAGACCCAGGGGCGTGCGAACTACACGATGCAGTTCGACTCGTACGCCGAAGTGCCGCGCAACGTGGCGGACGAGATTGTGAAGAAGGCTCGCGGCGAGTAAGTAGCCCGACCCACGGGAGGCTCCGGCCCTCCGTGCACCCCCGAAGACAGTGCGCACGTACCTGAAGAACAAGTCCTGAAGGAGAGTCCAGTGGCGAAGGCCAAGTTCGAGCGGACCAAGCCTCACGTCAACATCGGCACGATCGGCCACATCGACCACGGGAAGACGACTCTGACCGCGGCGATCACCAAGGTGCTGCACGACCAGTACCCGGACCTGAACCCGTACACGCCGTTCGACGAGATCGACAAGGCGCCGGAGGAGAAGGCCCGCGGCATCACAATCTCGATCGCCCACGTCGAGTACCAGACCGACGCTCGCCACTACGCGCACGTCGACTGCCCCGGCCACGCCGACTACATCAAGAACATGATCACCGGTGCGGCCCAGATGGACGGCGCGATCCTCGTCGTCGCCGCCACCGACGGCCCGATGCCGCAGACCAAGGAGCACGTGCTCCTGGCCCGCCAGGTCGGTGTCCCGGCGATCGTCGTCGCCCTCAACAAGTCCGACATGGTCGACGACCCCGAGATCATGGAGCTCGTCGAGCTCGAGGTCCGCGAGCTCCTGTCGACCTACGAGTTCGACGGCGACAACCTCCCGGTGGTTCCGGTCTCGGCGCTCAAGGCCCTCGAGGGCGACCCGAAGTGGGTCGAGAGCGTCCAGAACCTGATGAAGGCGGTCGACGAGTCGATCCCGCAGCCGGAGCGCGAGATCGACAAGCCGTTCCTCATGCCCGTCGAGGACGTCTTCACCATCACCGGTCGCGGCACCGTCGTCACCGGTCGCATCGAGCGTGGCGTGCTCAAGGTCAACGAGCAGGTCGACATCATCGGCATCCGGCCGGAGAAGCAGTCGACGACCGTCACCGGTATCGAGATGTTCCGCAAGCTGCTCGACGAGGGCCAGGCCGGTGAGAACGTCGGTCTGCTCCTCCGCGGCATCAAGCGCGAGGACGTCGAGCGCGGCCAGGTCATCATCAAGCCGGGCAGCACGACCCCGCACACCGAGTTCGAGGCCCAGGTCTACATCCTGAGCAAGGACGAGGGTGGCCGGCACACGCCGTTCTTCCAGAACTACCGGCCGCAGTTCTACTTCCGCACCACGGACGTCACCGGCGTCGTCGAGCTGCCCGAGGGCACCGAGATGGTCATGCCGGGTGACAACACCCAGATGAAGGTGACGCTGATCCAGCCGATCGCCATGGAGGAGGGCCTCAACTTCGCGATCCGCGAGGGTGGCCGCACCGTGGGCGCCGGCAAGGTCATCAAGATCCTCAAGTAGTACTTCGCTCCGGGGCCCGCGCTCTCTGCGGGCCCCGGAGCATGTACGACCCGCCTCGATTTGGTGCTGGCGGGCGCATCGGGCAGACTACGCAGGTTGCCCGCGCCCCGACACACCCGACCGCGGGGGTCGGCAACCTCGACTTTTCGCACGTACAGCAGACTGAAGGACGGCGACCCTGCCATGGCGGGACAGAAGATCCGCATTCGGCTCAAGGCCTATGACCACGAGGTCATCGATTCCTCGGCGCGCAAGATCGTCGACACGGTGACGCGTACTGGTGCGCACGTGGCCGGCCCGGTGCCGTTGCCGACCGAGAAGAACGTGTTCTGCGTGATTCGGTCGCCGCACAAGTACAAGGACTCGCGCGAGCACTTCGAGATGCGCACGCACAAGCGCCTCATCGACATCCTCGACCCGACGCCGAAGACCGTCGACTCGCTCATGCGGCTCGACCTGCCGGCCGGCGTCGACATCGAGATCAAGCTTTAGACCCGGAGGGGAGGCATCACCATGAACGTTCGCGGACTGCTGGGCGAGAAGCTGGGCATGACCCAGGTCTTCGACGCCCGCGGGCGGGTCGTCCCCGTCACCGTGGTCAAGGCGGGCCCGTGCGTGGTCACCGCCGTCCGTTCCCCGGAGGGTGACGGCTACTCCGCGGTCCAGCTGGGCTTCGGGGAGGTCGACCCGCGCAAGGTGAACAAGCCGGAGGGCGGTCACTTCCGCAAGGCCGGGGTCACCCCGCGCCGGCACGTGGCCGAGATCCGCACCGACGACGCGGGCAGCTACGAGGTCGGCCAGGAGCTGACCGTCGAGGTCTTCGCCGAGGGCGCGCTGGTCGACATCGTCGGCACCAGCAAGGGCAAGGGCACCGCCGGTGTCATGAAGCGGCACGGCTTCCGCGGCCTGGGGAGCTCCCACGGCACGCAGCGCAAGCACCGCTCGCCGGGTTCGATCGGCGCCTGCGCCACCCCGGCGCGCGTGTTCAAGGGCCTGCGGATGGCCGGCCGGATGGGCAACGTCCGGACCACCACCCAGAACCTGACCGTGCACTCGGTCGACCCCGAGAACAACCTGATCCTCGTCAAGGGCGCGGTCCCCGGTCCCGCCGGCGGCCTCGTGCTCGTCAAGACGCCCGCCAAGGGCAACCCCTCGAAGGGTGAGCTGAAGTGAGCTCCGGCACCCAGTCCGTTGATGTCGTCTCGCCGGACGGCAGCAAGTCCGGCAGCGTCGAACTCCCTGCGGAGATCTTCGACGTCACCGTGAACATCCCGCTGATCCACCAGGTCGTGGTGGCGCAGCAGGCCGCCGCGCGTCAGGGCACGCACAAGACCAAGACCCGCGGCGAGGTCTCCGGTGGTGGCAAGAAGCCGTACCGCCAGAAGGGCACCGGTCGCGCCCGTCAGGGCTCGACCCGCGCGCCGCAGTTCACCGGCGGTGGCGTCGTGCACGGTCCCGTGCCGCGGGACTACTCGCAGCGGACCCCGAAGAAGATGAAGGCCGCCGCCCTGCGCGGTGCCCTCACCGACCGGGCCCGCGGCGGCAAGGTGCACGTCCTCTCCTCGCTCGTCGCGGGGGAGACCCCGTCGACCCGCGCCGCGGTCGAGGCCCTCTCCCACGTGGGTGACGCCGGCAAGGCGCTGGTGGTCGTCGAGCGCACCGACCTGGTCGGCTGGAAGAGCGTTCGCAACGTCCCCGGCGTCCACGTCATCGCCCCGGACCAGCTGAACACCTACGACGTCCTCTGCGCGGACGACATCGTCTTCACGCAGGGCGCCCTCGAGGCGTTCCTCGCGGGCGGGAAGAAGGAGGCGTCGGCATGAGCTCGACCTACAAGGACCCGCGCGACATCCTGCTCGCGCCCGTGATCTCCGAGAAGAGCTACGGCCTTCTCGACGAGAACAAGTACACGTTCCTGGTGCACCCGGACGCCAACAAGACCGAGATCAAGATCTCGGTCGAGAAGGTCTTCGGCGTCAAGGTGACCGGGGTCAACACCATCAACCGGCAGGGCAAGCGCAAGCGCACCCGCTTCGGCTACGGCCAGCGCAACGCCACCCGCCGCGCGATCGTGACGGTTGCCGAGGGCGACCGGATCGACATCTTCGGAGGGCCGGTCAGCTAGCCATGGGTATCCGTAAGTACAAGCCGACCACGCCGGGTCGCCGCGGCGCCTCCGTCGCCGACTTCGTCGAGATCACGCGCTCCACGCCGGAGAAGTCGCTGGTCCGCCCGCTGCACAGCAAGGGCGGCCGCAACAACGCCGGCCGGATCACCACCCGGCACCAGGGTGGCGGCCACAAGCGCGCCTACCGCGTCATCGACTTCCGTCGGGCCGACAAGGACGGCGTGCCGGCCAAGGTCGCGCACATCGAGTACGACCCGAACCGCACCGCGCGCATCGCGCTGCTGCACTACGCGGACGGGGAGAAGCGCTACATCATCTGCCCG
This portion of the Sporichthya brevicatena genome encodes:
- the rpsJ gene encoding 30S ribosomal protein S10 codes for the protein MAGQKIRIRLKAYDHEVIDSSARKIVDTVTRTGAHVAGPVPLPTEKNVFCVIRSPHKYKDSREHFEMRTHKRLIDILDPTPKTVDSLMRLDLPAGVDIEIKL
- a CDS encoding phospholipid carrier-dependent glycosyltransferase, which gives rise to MLAGLAVLTRFVWLTRPRAIVFDEVYFRDAALRYADGSYYFDPHPPLAKLLLAGWAKLLGIDAAHDVPDGATPTPESLDPAVALRVLPALAGAALIVVFYYFLKEIGAGRKVATLGASALLLDNALALESRLILLDSMLLFFGMAGITVFLAARRSTGRKHWILLTVAALLIGACVSTKVTGLCILGAVGVIGLVTTVQHRVPWRRWLAQAAVLVVVPFAVFFGSYAIHTPLLPNSGDGDRFMSEEFQATLKGNPNYDPDASMGMVASFFEMQRATHEYEKALKDRTHPYQSDWKVWPIEKRSIYYYLGPEEDGGKHRYLYLIGNPVVWWGTLVGVAGTVVAWALMPALYRPHRRRLAMLVVAYVGSYLPFAFIDRPMFLYHYFFPLLFSLAFAVYGVGILARWAPDPVPVEARSNVNSAVVDEPDDRAWRFASRASLVGYAGVITLALLVFLWFSPLTYGFPLTDAELQDRMWLSTWR
- the rplC gene encoding 50S ribosomal protein L3 translates to MNVRGLLGEKLGMTQVFDARGRVVPVTVVKAGPCVVTAVRSPEGDGYSAVQLGFGEVDPRKVNKPEGGHFRKAGVTPRRHVAEIRTDDAGSYEVGQELTVEVFAEGALVDIVGTSKGKGTAGVMKRHGFRGLGSSHGTQRKHRSPGSIGACATPARVFKGLRMAGRMGNVRTTTQNLTVHSVDPENNLILVKGAVPGPAGGLVLVKTPAKGNPSKGELK
- the tuf gene encoding elongation factor Tu, yielding MAKAKFERTKPHVNIGTIGHIDHGKTTLTAAITKVLHDQYPDLNPYTPFDEIDKAPEEKARGITISIAHVEYQTDARHYAHVDCPGHADYIKNMITGAAQMDGAILVVAATDGPMPQTKEHVLLARQVGVPAIVVALNKSDMVDDPEIMELVELEVRELLSTYEFDGDNLPVVPVSALKALEGDPKWVESVQNLMKAVDESIPQPEREIDKPFLMPVEDVFTITGRGTVVTGRIERGVLKVNEQVDIIGIRPEKQSTTVTGIEMFRKLLDEGQAGENVGLLLRGIKREDVERGQVIIKPGSTTPHTEFEAQVYILSKDEGGRHTPFFQNYRPQFYFRTTDVTGVVELPEGTEMVMPGDNTQMKVTLIQPIAMEEGLNFAIREGGRTVGAGKVIKILK
- the fusA gene encoding elongation factor G, translating into MAVSTAGVDLASVRNIGIMAHIDAGKTTTTERILFYTGITYKIGEVHEGAAVMDWMEQEQERGITITSAATTCQWDGHTINIIDTPGHVDFTVEVERSLRVLDGAVAVFDGVAGVEPQSETVWRQADRYGVPRICFINKLDRVGAEFHRCVDMLVSRLNATPLVLQLPIGAEADFKGVIDLVGMKALVWPEEAAKGEMYETVDIPDTHLEAAREWRDRLIETLAEGDDAIMELYLEGTEPTEEQIIAGTRRATIAGNLTPVVCGTAFKNKGVQPMLDAVVRYLPSPLDIGAVQGHAVGKEDEVLEREPANDAPLSALAFKIMSDPHLGKLTYIRVYSGTLTAGTQVLNSTKGNKERIGKIYQMHANKREEIEKVTAGHIVAVMGLKNTTTGDTLCGPEAPVILESMTFPAPVISVAIEPKSKGDQEKLGVAIQRLAEEDPTFQVRTDEDTGQTIIAGMGELHLEVLVDRMRREFKVEANVGKPQVAYRETIRKPVERYDYTHKKQTGGSGQFAKVQIAIEPTGGGDGGYEFENKVTGGRIPREYIPSVDAGCQEAMEFGVLAGYPMVDVKVTLLDGGYHEVDSSEMAFKIAGSMAFKEAARKADPVLLEPMMSVEVRTPEDYMGDVIGDLNSRRGQIQAMEEAFGMRVVRALVPLSEMFGYVGDLRSKTQGRANYTMQFDSYAEVPRNVADEIVKKARGE
- the rplD gene encoding 50S ribosomal protein L4, coding for MSSGTQSVDVVSPDGSKSGSVELPAEIFDVTVNIPLIHQVVVAQQAAARQGTHKTKTRGEVSGGGKKPYRQKGTGRARQGSTRAPQFTGGGVVHGPVPRDYSQRTPKKMKAAALRGALTDRARGGKVHVLSSLVAGETPSTRAAVEALSHVGDAGKALVVVERTDLVGWKSVRNVPGVHVIAPDQLNTYDVLCADDIVFTQGALEAFLAGGKKEASA
- the rpsL gene encoding 30S ribosomal protein S12; this translates as MPTIQQLVRKGRQDKVSKTKTPALKGCPQRRGVCTRVYTTTPKKPNSALRKVARVRLTSQIEVTAYIPGVGHNLQEHSIVLVRGGRVKDLPGVRYKIIRGSLDTQGVKNRKQARSRYGAKKEKS
- the rplW gene encoding 50S ribosomal protein L23, with protein sequence MSSTYKDPRDILLAPVISEKSYGLLDENKYTFLVHPDANKTEIKISVEKVFGVKVTGVNTINRQGKRKRTRFGYGQRNATRRAIVTVAEGDRIDIFGGPVS
- the rpsG gene encoding 30S ribosomal protein S7, which encodes MPRKGPAPKRPVIVDPVYQSPLVTQLVNKVLLSGKRSVAERTVYGALEGCRAKTGNDPVVTLKRALDNVKPTLEVRSRRVGGATYQVPVEVKAGRSNTLALRWLITYSRARREKTMTERLMNEILDASNGLGASVKRREDTHKMAESNKAFAHYRW